One Littorina saxatilis isolate snail1 linkage group LG12, US_GU_Lsax_2.0, whole genome shotgun sequence genomic region harbors:
- the LOC138982884 gene encoding uncharacterized protein, translating into MKQTRLHPTEGEGGGEEGEGEEEVVSLKNKIRHVPQVTKEEETGGEEGGEEDEGRQHSSGALQVAGGEVVEGGGMWPASPLRSSTGITCRLRSNSWILHNCDNWPSTWLLHNQVLFLTCLPISRLCQHLHHHQTMQPGRTGVCADIVGTCPHLQNGSAASAALSAYQECLR; encoded by the exons ATGAAACAGACTCGCCTGCACCccacagagggagagggaggaggagaggaaggggagggggaagaggaggtgGTCAGCCTCAAGAACAAGATCAG ACATGTTCCACAAGTAACGAAAGAGGAGGAGACAGGGGGAGAGGAAGGAGGAGAGGAGGACGAGGGGCGACAGCACAGCAGCGGGGCTCTTCAAGTGGCAGGGGGAGAGGTGGTCGAGGGAGGTGGGATGTGGCCGGCATCCCCACTGCGCAGCAGCACAGGAATAACTTGCAG ACTCAGATCCAACAGCTGGATATTGCACAACTGCGACAACTGGCCCTCGACCTGGCTGTTGCACAACCAGGTCTTGTTTTTGACATGCTTG CCGATCAGTCGTCTGTGCCAACACCTGCACCATCACCAGACCATGCAGCCTGGCCGGACTGGTGTGTGTGCCGACATTGTCGGCACATGCCCACACCTGCAGAACGGATCTGCTGCCAGCGCCGCACTCAGTGCATATCAAGAATGCCT GAGATGA
- the LOC138982883 gene encoding uncharacterized protein, producing MFRTFTGNGFPLQTKMASQDVKDRLRSMPPKVCLPPTPPAVPVARVASTASAKKKKKKLREKLKVCLTSQFERWGALRGQVFAKTPHLLKPHNRSKADTELSRILMDAYERTQEAALTDPQPGCSTWDIESRAVQRPDFAKQPPQKTSTPGQLLQQAKVSTTPDLSSVPSSSKPCYQQIQEAALTDPQPGCSTWDIESRAVQRPDFAKQPPQKTSTPGQLLQQAKVSTTPDLSSVPSSSKPCTPLSGVEPFEEEPELEIEKTDQPAKEGKGMRSKRQNIDRSFVNPLNITVEFSDLTCDGDLDGDDSDFDVDDIELESQDASFFLTMDVDEKYAKEADEVAFEEVAYGQQEDEETGDADTAEEVELGPGITRIATADQCQDICNSTLCLAFVHQLKALAAVSIRKCSTAGCEHVPAVKEGFTGSALYLRWECVKGHVSHTWCAQPTLPNKIHCGDFLVSTCILLSGNNYAKLALWAKVLNLPFPGATFHQAVQKHYVVQAVKDTWKDHQRAIFDSLAEQNLVVLGDGRNDSPGHCAQYCSYTLMEAETTKILSVQCVDKRETQRKSTNMERVGFKRALDEVVLEGERVDTTVDEVVTDAHVGIAADMKAIGKKHSLDVWHVAKNIGKKLAKIAAGSKGRKLQKWIPSIVNHFWFCCQKADTKTKFMGMWRGVLQHVCNIHSWDAGAWCCDHEDLGGEREDGRAWLDPQEDRALVKQLASVVLDQTLIQKAELVITNRSTCPLEVFHQHLLMYAGKRFAYTPPVYEARILLAAMDHNTHAGRPLATSKDGRKKYHRCFNKKTGRWSVFPVKVPKTYHHIPALKLRIMEMRLQDPLPLHRKKPLAQEDPRRLSTHLAATSPPPTSELVAQKKSRFT from the exons ATGTTTAGAACATTTACCGGAAACGGATTTCCCctacaaacaaagatggcttCTCAAGATGTGAAAGATCGTCTTCGATCTATGCCTCCAAAAGTATGTTTGCCTCCTACACCACCTGCTGTGCCTGTTGCCAGAGTTGCAAGCACGGCTTCggccaagaaaaaaaagaaaaagctgaGGGAGAAATTGAAAGTTTGTTTGACCAGCCAATTCGAACGATGGGGGGCCCTCCGAGGACAGGTGTTTGCCAAGACACCTCATTTGTTGAAACCTCACAACAGATCAAAAGCAGACACGGAACTTTCTAGAATCCTCATGGACGC gTACGAACGAACTCAAGAGGCCGCATTGACTGACCCTCAACCAGGATGTTCTACTTGGGATATTGAAAGCAG AGCTGTGCAGAGACCAGACTTTGCTAAACAGCCTCCGCAGAAAACTTCCACCCCAGGGCAGCTCCTGCAGCAAGCAAAAGTCAGCACCACCCCCGACCTCTCCTCTGTCCCTAGTTCGTCCAAGCCGTG ctATCAACAGATTCAAGAGGCCGCATTGACTGACCCTCAACCAGGATGTTCTACTTGGGATATTGAAAGCAG AGCTGTGCAGAGACCAGACTTTGCTAAACAGCCTCCGCAGAAAACTTCCACCCCAGGGCAGCTCCTGCAGCAAGCGAAAGTCAGCACCACCCCCGACCTCTCCTCTGTCCCTAGTTCGTCCAAGCCGtg tACACCTTTATCAGGTGTGGAGCCATTCGAGGAGGAGCCAGAACTTGAGATTGAAAA GACTGATCAGCCTGCCAAAGAAGGGAAAGGGATGAGGTCAAAACG GCAGAACATTGACCGCTCCTTTGTCAACCCTCTCAA CATCACTGTTGAATTCAGTGATTTAACCTGTGATGGTGATTTAGATGGTGATGACAGCGACTTTGATGTCGATGATATCGAGCTGGAATCTCAAGACGCCAGTTTTTTTCTCACCATGGATGT GGATGAAAAGTATGCCAAGGAGGCAGACGAGGTGGCCTTTGAGGAGGTGGCGTACGGCCAGCAGGAGGACGAAGAGACAGGTGATGCTGACACTGCGGAGGAGGTGGAGTTAGGACCAGGCATCACCAGGATAGCCACAGCAGACCAGTGCCAGGACATTTGCAACAGCACACTGTGCCTAGCATTTGTCCACCAACTAAAGGCACTGGCTGCTGTGAGCATCAGGAAATGCTCCACTGCTGGGTGTGAGCATGTTCCTGCCGTGAAGGAGGGCTTCACAGGCTCAGCACTGTACCTCAGATGG gaatgtgtgaAAGGCCATGTGAGCCACACATGGTGTGCCCAGCCCACCCTGCCCAACAAAATTCACTGTGGTGATTTTCTAGTCAGCACATGTATCCTCCTAAGTGGAAATAATTATGCCAAGCTGGCGTTGTGGGCGAAGGTGCTGAACCTGCCCTTTCCTGGTGCTACCTTCCACCAGGCTGTCCAGAAACATTATGTGGTGCAG GCTGTGAAGGACACATGGAAGGACCACCAACGAGCCATCTTCGACTCATTGGCAGAGCAAAATTTGGTTGTTCTGG gagaTGGACGCAATGATTCACCAG GTCATTGCGCACAGTACTGCAGCTACACTCTTATGGAGGCTGAGACCACAAAGATTCTCTCTGTCCAGTGTGTGGACAAACGGGAAACACAGCGAAAATCCACGAACATGGAAAGGGTTGGATTTAAGAGGGCACTGGATGAGGTAGTGCTTGAAGGTGAACGGGTGGACACCACTGTTGATGAGGTCGTCACTGATGCCCATGTGGGAATAGCTGCAGATATGA agGCGATCGGAAAAAAACATTCCCTTGATGTGTGGCATGTTGCCAAAAATATTGGCAAGAAGCTAGCCAAG ATTGCTGCAGGCAGTAAAGGTCGCAAGCTGCAAAAGTGGATCCCTTCGATAGTGAACCACTTTTGGTTCTGCTGCCAGAAGGCTGACACCAAGACAAAGTTCATG GGTATGTGGCGAGGAGTTTTGCAACATGTTTGCAACATACATTCTTGGGATGCTGGTGCCTGGTGCTGCGACCATGAAGACCTGGGCGGGGAAAGGGAGGATGGGAGGGCCTGGCTTGATCCTCAGGAAGACCGTGCCCTAGTGAAACAGCTCGCCTCTGTGGTCTTAGACCAGACTCTGATCCAGAAAGCAGAGTTGGTCATCACAAACAG GAGCACATGCCCCCTGGAGGTGTTTCACCAACATTTGTTGATGTATGCGGGCAAAAGGTTTGCGTACACACCTCCGGTTTATGAAGCCAGGATTCTGTTGGCAGCCATGGACCACAACACTCATGCTGGTCGACCCTTGGCGACTTCAAAGGATGGCAGAAAGAA GTATCACAGATGCTTCAATAAGAAAACCGGCCGCTGGTCGGTATTCCCTGTGAAGGTCCCAAAGACCTACCACCACATTCCAGCCCTGAAGCTGCGAATCATGGAGATGAGACTACAAGACCCGTTGCCACTGCACAGGAAAAAACCTCTGGCACAAGAGGACCCAAGGAGACTGTCAACACACCTGGCAGCAACCTCCCCACCTCCAACTAGTGAACTTGTTGCACAGAAAAAATCTCGTTTTACCTGA